The window ATCTGCTTGTCGAGTTCCTTAATCTCGTGTTCAAGCGACAGTTTGAGGTCTTCGCTCCAACGGTCGAGTTTGAGGACTTCCTCATCGAAGAGTTGGGCATTGCGGGTGTCGATTTCACCAAGGCGGGCTGCGACCTCGGCCTTTCGCCGGTCAGCCAGGTCGGGCACTTCGGTGATCTCGGGGCCGATCGTTGCCGGGAGGGAAAGGAGCTTGCGGCAGATTTCCTCGTCGAGAACCTGCTTGTGGTCGGTTATGGCGGCAAAGACGAGGAACTCGTCGACCTCCACGGCAGCTACGGTGAGCTTGGATACTTCCAACCAGCCCGACTGGCCGACCAGAGGCTCGATCACACTGATCTTTGAGGGATGATTCGTGTAGTCGAACGCGACCTCGGCGACAGGCAGCTTGCGGCAAATGGCACGCTCGATGAGGCGCAGGGCCAGGGGATGGTCCAGGCGGTAGAAATGCTCGTCGGAGGTCTCGGCGGCCTTCCAGTCGAGGTTGTACCAGCCTTGGCGAGCGTCTGCGCCGCTGTAGAGGAAACGCGGCAACTGTGGGTCGAACTGGGCCTGACCGTCGAGTTCGACCCGCGTCAAATCGAGCAGCCATCGTTCTCGTTGGGAAAGACACTCGACGGTCTTCTCACGGCTGACTTTGAGCCGGGCACGCACGTCTTCATCGAAGTTCTCCATGAGGGCCTGACGAGTCGCAGCCAGGCGTGCCTGGATTTTGGCGTCCAGTTCCGCCTGGAGGGCGTCGAATGCCGCCTGGATCTCGGCATTAGTGCGACAGGTCTGATAGACCTCGGCGATACGCCGCTCAATGTCCACGCCGGATTCCAGAGCCCCAAGAACCTCATCAGATGCGCCGAAGACACCGTCGAAGAGCTTGAACTTTTGGCTCAGCAATTCATAGACCCGTTTGTCGGCCTCGTTGCGAAGATTCAGGAAGTTCACCACGACGACATCGTGCTTCTGGCCGTAACGATGGCATCGGCCGATGCGCTGTTCGATGCGCTGAGGGTTCCACGGCAGGTCGAAATTGGCCACCAGAGAGCAGAACTGAAGGTTGACGCCCTCGGCAGCGGCTTCGGTGGCCACGAGGATGGTAGCCTCGTCGCGGAAGCACTCGACGATGGCCGCCTTCATGTCGATCGCGCGCGATCCAGTGATGCGGTCCGTCCCCGCGTGCTTGGTCAGCCATTGCTCATAGATAGTGGCGTGGTGCGGTTGGTTATTCGATCCGTTGATCGTGACGACCCGGCCTTCATATCCGTTGGCATTCAGCAAGTCGTAGAGGTAAAGCTGCGTTTCGCGGGACTCGGTGAAGATGACCGCCTTGCGTGCCGCACCGAGTTCCTGGGCCTTGGCAAAGGCAATCTGAAGCGCTGGCAAGAGCTTGTCGCCCTTGGCGTTGTGACCAATCCGAGCGGCAAGTTCGGCGTAGCGACGCAGGTCCGAGAGTTCGTCCTCCAGCTTCTCCGGATCAATTTCACCTTCGGTGTCCGCTTCGGCGTCCTCCTCGTACTCATCCGCCAGTTCGTCGACGCCATCGATGTCTTCATCGTCCAGGAGGTCCAGTTCGCCACGCAGGTTCTCCAGCCTGTCTGCCAGGCGTCGAAGCGTGCGGGCGATGGCGACCGTAGATGAAGCCAGCAGCTTGCGCAGCACCATCGTAATGAGCTGCCGCTGGCTCGCCGGGAGGGCGTAGAGGACCTCACGCTGAAGGTATGTCGTAATCTCGTCATACAGGGACTGCTCCTCCTCGGTGGGCAGGAATTCCTGAGTGATGGGAACACGATTCGTGAAGGGAATATACTCGGTCACCTGTTTGCGTAACGCTCGCGTGCAGACAGGAGCGATTCGCTGCTTCAGCTGCAAGTTCCGACTGACTTCATCGGGATTGTTGATGAATTGCTCACGGAACGATGCGATGTCGCCGAATACGTGAGGATCGATCACGCTAACCAGGCTGAACAATTCAAGCAGCGAGTTCTGCAAGGGCGTGGCTGTGAGCAGAAGCTTCGGGGCCTTCCCGACAGAGTCGGTGATGCGATGGGCCATGGTCTTACGGGCAGCGGGGTTATTCTGAAGCCGCGTGCGAGAACGATACACGTTACGGAGCCGATGCGCTTCGTCGATGACAACCGCATCCCACGGAACCTTTGAAACCTCCGCCGTCTTGGCAGCCGCGAAATTGTATGAGCAAATGACCGCCTTGTCTTTCATGTCAAATGGGTTCGCTAGCCCATTCTTCCTCAGCCCGTTGAAGACTCGTGAATCCAGGACCTCTGATGGCAGGAAGAATTTCTCACTCAACTCCTGCTGCCACTGCTTCCGCAGCATGGCAGGCACAACGATGAGGATGCGCCGACGACGTTCCGCCCATCGCTGGGACAGCACGATTCCGGCTTCGACGGTTTTTCCCAATCCGACCTCATCAGCCAGGACGGCACCGTTTGTGAATGGCGAGCGAAGGGCGAAGAGGGCGGCATCTATCTGGTGAGGATTGAGGTCGACCCGTGCGTTGGCGATGGACCGCGACAGCGCAGCAATGTCGCTCCCGGACCCACGAAGGGTCAGAGCATGCGCCCAGTACTGACTGTGGTATGGCGTGCTCATCAGTTCTTTTCACGTCCGTTTCGAATCGGCGATTCGGCCTGCAAGGCGGTGGACTTTCCCATGAAGGCGTCGGAGATGTACTTCAGGAAGATCAGGCCGAGCACGACATGCTTGTACTCGGCGGCGTCCATATTGGAGCGGAGCGCGTCGGTAGCCCGCCAGAGTTCGTTCTCAAAACCAATGTTCGCCCCGCTACTGTTGTTTGCAGCCATGCACTACCACCTTCTCGATACCAACGCGCTCGCTTGAGGACCTGCCGGGCGCACAACGATAGCCGTGCCCCCCAGGATTGCCAATGCCGACCGGCCATTTCTCCGCCATATCG of the Anaerobaca lacustris genome contains:
- a CDS encoding SNF2-related protein; the protein is MSTPYHSQYWAHALTLRGSGSDIAALSRSIANARVDLNPHQIDAALFALRSPFTNGAVLADEVGLGKTVEAGIVLSQRWAERRRRILIVVPAMLRKQWQQELSEKFFLPSEVLDSRVFNGLRKNGLANPFDMKDKAVICSYNFAAAKTAEVSKVPWDAVVIDEAHRLRNVYRSRTRLQNNPAARKTMAHRITDSVGKAPKLLLTATPLQNSLLELFSLVSVIDPHVFGDIASFREQFINNPDEVSRNLQLKQRIAPVCTRALRKQVTEYIPFTNRVPITQEFLPTEEEQSLYDEITTYLQREVLYALPASQRQLITMVLRKLLASSTVAIARTLRRLADRLENLRGELDLLDDEDIDGVDELADEYEEDAEADTEGEIDPEKLEDELSDLRRYAELAARIGHNAKGDKLLPALQIAFAKAQELGAARKAVIFTESRETQLYLYDLLNANGYEGRVVTINGSNNQPHHATIYEQWLTKHAGTDRITGSRAIDMKAAIVECFRDEATILVATEAAAEGVNLQFCSLVANFDLPWNPQRIEQRIGRCHRYGQKHDVVVVNFLNLRNEADKRVYELLSQKFKLFDGVFGASDEVLGALESGVDIERRIAEVYQTCRTNAEIQAAFDALQAELDAKIQARLAATRQALMENFDEDVRARLKVSREKTVECLSQRERWLLDLTRVELDGQAQFDPQLPRFLYSGADARQGWYNLDWKAAETSDEHFYRLDHPLALRLIERAICRKLPVAEVAFDYTNHPSKISVIEPLVGQSGWLEVSKLTVAAVEVDEFLVFAAITDHKQVLDEEICRKLLSLPATIGPEITEVPDLADRRKAEVAARLGEIDTRNAQLFDEEVLKLDRWSEDLKLSLEHEIKELDKQIRELRRTSALAQSLQEKLDYQKQLRDLERRRNSKRRELFDAQDAIDQQREELIGKIERQLKHTSTVQTLFTIQWTIV